In Diachasmimorpha longicaudata isolate KC_UGA_2023 chromosome 4, iyDiaLong2, whole genome shotgun sequence, a single genomic region encodes these proteins:
- the LOC135161438 gene encoding uncharacterized protein LOC135161438, which translates to MDEWSDDDLCRITELFGKYPNLWDRKHEDYHNLQKRYHSYCQILEGLCMPNVSVRDVLSILRELRCAYVSSLRVMLVDPYGKNEQLRGSNGGCPDRPVGKWFWVMHGFLYDHLDADERLTEYPDPNINPSTHPNPPSSTCPCEPVDIEPKKGGTWSKDDLRQVHQERVTLDEKKWDKVDEENEVAQGNGEFSVTSASHKGEILFIRAPRELPSIRMNTVYEFPDRRIGVPSKMLSEDEDQYNTCNGNVEDKRGMGDENINRRKCCWKDRGACLIAETQGMGKK; encoded by the exons ATGGACGAGTGGTCGGACGATGATTTGTGTAGGATCACCGAGTTATTCGGGAAGTACCCGAATTTGTGGGACCGCAAGCACGAGGATTATCACAATCTCCAAAAGAGATATCACAGCTATTGTCAAATCCTCgag gGCCTTTGCATGCCGAACGTGTCGGTCAGAGATGTACTATCAATACTGCGGGAGCTTCGGTGCGCTTATGTGTCGAGTCTACGAGTGATGCTGGTAGACCCTTATGGGAAGAATGAACAACTCCGTGGTAGTAATGGGGGTTGCCCGGATCGACCAGTGGGCAAATGGTTTTGGGTCATGCACGGATTTCTCTACGATCATTTGGACGCCGACGAGAGGCTCACTGAATATCCGGAT CCAAATATAAATCCATCAACTCACCCCAATCCTCCCTCGTCTACCTGCCCCTGTGAACCCGTTGATATTGAACCGAAAAAAGGTGGTACATGGAGTAAAGATGACCTTAGGCAAGTACATCAAGAACGAGTGACATTGGATGAGAAAAAGTGGGATAAAGTGGACGAGGAAAATGAAGTTGCCCAGGGCAATGGAGAATTTTCAGTCACCTCAGCTTCCCACAAGGGTGAAATACTCTTCATTCGTGCCCCCCGGGAACTTCCAAGCATCAGAATGAATACAGTGTATGAGTTCCCAGATAGGCGAATAGGTGTACCGTCGAAAATGTTATCCGAAGACGAGGATCAATACAATACGTGTAATGGAAATGTTGAGGACAAACGGGGGATGGGGGATGAAAATATCAATAGGAGAAAATGCTGTTGGAAGGATAGGGGAGCTTGTCTGATTGCTGAAACCCAGGGgatggggaaaaaataa